A genomic window from Acidimicrobiales bacterium includes:
- the tmk gene encoding dTMP kinase — MSTGRRGRLIALEGGEGCGKSTQAALLAERLGVLLTREPGGTAIGEQVRALLLDPATAGLAPRAEALLMAAARAQHVAEVIRPALDAGRDVVTDRWVGSSLAYQGHGRGLPVADVAAVSAFAVDGVTATVVVLLDVPAGEAAARRSGTSADRLEREGGGFHGRVAEGFAALAAADPGRWVLVDGTGDPAEVAERVWAAVEPRL; from the coding sequence GTGAGCACGGGTCGGCGGGGGCGCCTGATCGCCCTCGAGGGCGGCGAGGGCTGCGGCAAGTCGACCCAGGCGGCGCTCCTCGCCGAGCGCCTCGGGGTGCTGCTGACCCGCGAGCCGGGCGGCACCGCCATCGGCGAGCAGGTGCGGGCCCTGCTGCTCGACCCCGCCACCGCGGGCCTCGCCCCGCGTGCCGAGGCGCTGTTGATGGCGGCGGCCCGGGCCCAGCACGTGGCCGAGGTCATCCGCCCCGCCCTCGATGCTGGCCGTGACGTGGTCACCGACCGCTGGGTCGGATCGTCGCTCGCCTACCAGGGCCATGGCCGGGGCCTGCCGGTGGCCGACGTGGCGGCGGTGTCGGCCTTCGCCGTCGACGGTGTGACGGCCACGGTCGTGGTGCTGCTCGACGTCCCGGCCGGGGAGGCCGCCGCGCGACGGTCCGGGACCTCGGCCGACCGCCTCGAGCGGGAGGGTGGCGGCTTCCACGGGCGGGTGGCCGAGGGCTTCGCCGCCCTCGCAGCTGCCGACCCCGGCCGGTGGGTGCTGGTCGACGGCACCGGCGACCCGGCCGAGGTAGCCGAGCGCGTCTGGGCCGCCGTGGAACCCCGCCTCTGA
- a CDS encoding rod shape-determining protein encodes MARDLAIDLGTANTLVYAKGRGIVLNEPSVIALNIQTGDVLAMGHEAWQMIGRTPGYIQAVRPLRKGAITDFDVTQRMIRLLLTRAGVSRFNRPRVLICVPSAITEVERRAVTEAARRAGAADAQLIEQPVAAAIGAGLPINEPLGNMVVDIGGGTSETAVISLGGTVALRAIRTGSFDIDASIQSYVKREYGIAVGERTAEDIKVAIGSAWAVPGEVKAEVRGRDLMSGLPKTVILSPEEVRFAIEEQVGAICDSVVSCLGQAPPELAQDLIHQGIHLVGGGGMLRGLDMRLSEETGIPVHLVDTPLECVVYGAGRCIESYDSLKVMFMGART; translated from the coding sequence ATGGCCCGCGACCTCGCCATCGACCTCGGCACCGCCAACACCCTCGTCTACGCCAAGGGCCGTGGGATCGTGCTCAACGAGCCGTCGGTCATCGCCCTCAACATCCAGACCGGCGACGTGCTCGCCATGGGCCACGAGGCCTGGCAGATGATCGGCCGCACCCCGGGCTACATCCAGGCCGTGCGCCCCCTCCGCAAGGGGGCCATCACCGACTTCGACGTCACCCAGCGGATGATCCGTCTGCTCCTCACCCGCGCCGGCGTCAGCCGCTTCAACCGGCCCCGGGTGCTGATCTGCGTCCCGTCGGCCATCACCGAGGTTGAGCGGCGGGCGGTCACCGAGGCGGCGAGGCGGGCCGGTGCTGCCGACGCCCAGCTGATCGAGCAGCCGGTGGCGGCGGCCATCGGCGCGGGGCTGCCGATCAACGAGCCCCTCGGGAACATGGTCGTCGACATCGGTGGTGGGACCAGCGAGACGGCGGTCATCTCCCTCGGTGGCACGGTGGCGCTGCGGGCCATCCGGACGGGCTCGTTCGACATCGACGCCTCCATCCAGAGCTACGTGAAGCGCGAGTACGGCATCGCCGTCGGCGAGCGGACGGCGGAGGACATCAAGGTGGCCATCGGCTCGGCGTGGGCCGTTCCGGGCGAGGTCAAGGCCGAGGTGCGCGGCCGCGACCTGATGAGCGGTCTGCCGAAGACGGTGATCCTCTCGCCGGAGGAGGTCCGGTTCGCCATCGAGGAGCAGGTGGGCGCCATCTGCGACTCGGTCGTGTCGTGCCTCGGGCAGGCGCCACCGGAGCTGGCGCAGGACCTCATCCACCAGGGGATCCACCTCGTCGGCGGCGGCGGCATGCTGCGCGGCCTCGACATGCGCCTGTCGGAGGAGACCGGGATCCCGGTGCACCTCGTCGACACGCCGCTCGAGTGCGTGGTCTACGGAGCCGGTCGCTGCATCGAGAGCTACGACTCGCTCAAGGTGATGTTCATGGGGGCCCGCACCTAG
- a CDS encoding HEAT repeat domain-containing protein has product MAEDDRTVADTGVTDRALTAVAARRSQAAVAGHEGDEGAARSLLRDPDPTVRSTALGALTRMGAATDDDVRRALTDTDPSVRRRALADAVARPSVPIVAALDDTDPTVVEQAAWACGEREDAGGGALDALVRVATSHDDALCREAAVAALGAIGDPAGLDAILAATHDRATVRRRAVIALAPFEGPEVDAALARATSDRDWQVRQAAEDLLDES; this is encoded by the coding sequence GTGGCCGAGGACGACCGGACCGTAGCCGACACTGGCGTCACTGACAGGGCTCTCACCGCGGTCGCGGCACGGCGCAGCCAGGCGGCCGTGGCCGGCCACGAGGGCGACGAGGGCGCGGCCAGGTCCCTCCTCCGCGATCCCGACCCCACGGTGCGCTCGACGGCCCTCGGCGCCCTCACCCGGATGGGTGCCGCCACCGACGACGACGTGCGCCGGGCGCTCACCGACACCGATCCCTCGGTCCGCCGGCGGGCCCTGGCCGACGCCGTGGCCAGGCCCTCGGTCCCGATCGTCGCCGCCCTGGACGACACCGACCCCACCGTCGTCGAGCAGGCAGCCTGGGCGTGCGGCGAGCGCGAGGACGCTGGTGGTGGGGCGCTGGACGCCCTGGTGCGCGTGGCCACGTCCCACGACGACGCACTGTGCCGGGAGGCGGCGGTCGCCGCCCTCGGCGCCATCGGCGACCCGGCCGGCCTCGACGCCATCCTGGCCGCCACCCACGACCGGGCGACGGTGCGACGCCGGGCGGTGATCGCCCTGGCGCCCTTCGAGGGGCCCGAGGTCGACGCCGCCCTGGCGCGGGCAACCAGCGACCGCGACTGGCAGGTGCGCCAGGCCGCCGAGGACCTCCTCGACGAGTCCTAG
- a CDS encoding trypsin-like peptidase domain-containing protein: protein MEEGMAGEGRDDEVPFRAPLPPEDRIWRHPSEVHAGPGPAEALIPAARRPHSGWSVGVISGLIGSVMTFGLIAVSGGLSPSPPREVLVRETVRPASLADRAPDDPGGVIRIAEEVSPAIVRIVAQSETTSGGSGVLFRDNGYLLTNAHVVENAERITVILANGSELTGELVGSDADTDVAVVKVERDEPFNTAALGSAAGLRIGQPTIAIGSPLGLVGGSSVTTGVVSQLGRVVAASDRPPLLDMIQTDAAIAPGSSGGALLDGEGYVIGITTAIAVSEVGAEGLGFAVPIDIARAVADDIIATGSAVHVWLGIEGQSLDAATADGLGVQGGAVVRRVVDDSPADAAGLEADDVILSVSGEDVISMSALVIQLRRLDPGDEVSLGLVRDGSSMTLRVVLATRP from the coding sequence ATGGAGGAGGGCATGGCCGGCGAGGGGCGCGACGACGAGGTCCCGTTCCGTGCCCCGCTTCCCCCCGAGGACCGGATCTGGCGTCACCCCTCCGAGGTCCACGCCGGCCCCGGCCCCGCCGAGGCGCTGATCCCCGCAGCCCGCCGGCCGCACTCCGGATGGTCGGTCGGCGTCATCTCCGGCCTCATCGGCTCGGTGATGACCTTCGGGCTCATCGCCGTGTCCGGCGGGCTGAGCCCCAGCCCCCCGCGCGAGGTGCTCGTCCGCGAGACCGTCCGGCCGGCCTCCCTGGCAGACCGGGCCCCAGACGACCCGGGCGGGGTGATCCGGATCGCCGAGGAGGTCTCGCCCGCCATCGTCCGGATCGTGGCCCAGAGCGAGACGACCAGCGGTGGCTCGGGCGTGCTGTTCCGCGACAACGGCTACCTGCTCACCAACGCCCACGTCGTGGAGAACGCGGAGCGGATCACCGTCATCCTCGCCAACGGCAGCGAGCTCACCGGTGAGCTCGTCGGCTCCGACGCCGACACCGACGTAGCTGTGGTGAAGGTCGAGCGGGACGAGCCGTTCAACACCGCCGCCCTCGGCTCCGCTGCCGGGTTGCGGATCGGCCAGCCCACCATCGCCATCGGGTCCCCCCTCGGCCTCGTCGGCGGATCCTCGGTCACCACCGGGGTGGTGAGCCAGCTGGGGCGGGTCGTGGCAGCCAGCGACCGGCCCCCGCTGTTGGACATGATCCAGACCGACGCCGCCATCGCTCCCGGCTCCTCGGGTGGGGCCCTGCTCGACGGGGAGGGCTACGTGATCGGGATCACCACCGCCATCGCGGTGTCGGAGGTCGGCGCCGAGGGACTGGGGTTCGCGGTGCCGATCGACATCGCCCGCGCCGTGGCCGACGACATCATCGCCACCGGCTCCGCGGTCCACGTGTGGCTGGGGATCGAGGGCCAGAGCCTCGACGCCGCGACCGCGGATGGCCTGGGCGTCCAGGGCGGCGCGGTGGTGCGACGGGTGGTCGACGACAGCCCTGCCGACGCCGCCGGTCTCGAGGCCGACGACGTCATCCTCTCTGTGTCGGGCGAGGACGTGATCTCGATGTCGGCCCTCGTCATCCAGCTCCGCCGCCTGGACCCCGGCGACGAGGTCAGCCTCGGCCTGGTCCGCGACGGGTCGTCGATGACCCTCCGAGTGGTGCTGGCCACCCGCCCGTAG
- a CDS encoding zinc-dependent metalloprotease — protein sequence MGGIGPMGGDNPFEGMPFFGDLAKMFQSQGPVSWDAARQFAHQVATGGQAEDNPDPMDRIRLEELGRVAEMRVADATGLPTSTTGSIVTVVPVSRGEWARRTLDAYRPLLERLAGSLSAGGGLGGLGSSDSDDEADPTAQLLGGIFSMIGPMMLGMQSGAMVGHLASRSLGQYDLPLPRPPSDELIVVSANIEAFGDEWSLPADDLRLWICLSELTTHALLGVPHVRARLTALVDEYLDAFSVDPNALESRLGEVDPMDPAALQQALGDPAALLGAIRSPEQEAIRPRLDALLAVIVGYVDHIMDSVGTTLIGSYGMLTEALHRRRVEASSSDSFVEHLLGLELGREQYERGEAFVAGVVERAPDALPRLWATERELPTPAEVDAPGLWLARIDLPED from the coding sequence GTGGGTGGCATCGGTCCAATGGGAGGCGACAACCCCTTCGAGGGGATGCCCTTCTTCGGCGACCTGGCGAAGATGTTCCAGTCGCAGGGTCCCGTCAGCTGGGACGCCGCCCGCCAGTTCGCCCACCAGGTGGCCACCGGCGGCCAGGCCGAGGACAACCCCGACCCCATGGACCGCATCCGGCTCGAGGAGCTGGGCCGGGTGGCGGAGATGCGGGTCGCCGACGCCACCGGGCTCCCGACATCGACCACCGGCTCGATCGTGACGGTGGTCCCGGTGAGCCGCGGCGAGTGGGCCCGGCGCACGCTGGACGCGTACCGGCCGCTGCTCGAGCGCCTCGCCGGCTCGCTCTCCGCCGGCGGCGGCCTCGGCGGCCTCGGCTCCAGCGACTCCGACGACGAGGCCGATCCCACCGCCCAGCTCCTCGGTGGGATCTTCTCGATGATCGGGCCGATGATGCTCGGGATGCAGTCCGGGGCCATGGTGGGCCACCTCGCCAGCCGGTCGCTCGGGCAGTACGACCTGCCGCTGCCCCGGCCTCCCTCCGACGAGCTCATCGTCGTGAGCGCCAACATCGAGGCCTTCGGCGACGAGTGGAGCCTGCCTGCCGACGACCTCCGCCTCTGGATCTGCCTGTCGGAGCTGACCACCCATGCCCTCCTCGGCGTCCCCCACGTGCGGGCGCGCCTGACGGCGCTGGTCGACGAGTACCTCGACGCCTTCAGCGTCGACCCCAACGCCCTCGAGTCCCGCCTGGGCGAGGTCGACCCCATGGACCCAGCTGCCCTCCAGCAGGCCCTCGGCGACCCCGCCGCCCTGCTCGGCGCCATCCGCTCCCCCGAGCAGGAGGCCATCAGGCCCCGCCTCGACGCCCTCCTCGCCGTGATCGTCGGGTACGTCGACCACATCATGGACTCGGTCGGCACCACCCTCATCGGGTCGTACGGCATGCTCACCGAGGCGCTGCACCGCCGGCGGGTCGAGGCCAGCTCCAGCGACTCGTTCGTGGAGCACCTCCTCGGCCTCGAGCTCGGCCGCGAGCAGTACGAGCGCGGCGAGGCGTTCGTGGCGGGCGTCGTAGAGCGCGCACCCGATGCCCTGCCCCGCCTGTGGGCGACCGAGCGCGAGCTCCCCACGCCCGCCGAGGTCGACGCCCCCGGACTCTGGCTGGCTCGAATCGACCTGCCCGAGGACTGA
- a CDS encoding NAD-dependent epimerase/dehydratase family protein — protein MATASHPDPAPVPGGGRTVAVTGAAGNLGRRVASLLLASSEVGRVVAIDLRRPRGVVGELDFRPADLATTDLVPLLEGVDQVVHLAFAVGPEVDEAGTARANVDGARRLLEAAGVVGVDHVVMMSSASVYGAWPGNPVPLTEEAPLRPNPGFSYAAQKAELERLAGEWRGAHPDAAVAVLRPAAALGGDEESWLSRSLRASSGVRAGDGDPPVQFVHLDDLAAAVVLVATERLDGTCNVAADGWLSGEAVRALLGAPPRLPVPEVVLSWVGAWAWRRRLGGLPPGIIPYTAHPWVVANDRLKAAGWAPAHSNEVAFVESRPGAPWSTWSPKRRQEVSLGAAAATLLAGVAGTVALVRRRRRRR, from the coding sequence GTGGCGACCGCATCACACCCTGACCCAGCTCCCGTTCCCGGTGGGGGCCGCACCGTCGCCGTCACCGGCGCAGCCGGGAACCTCGGGCGCCGGGTCGCATCCCTCCTCCTGGCCTCGTCCGAGGTCGGGCGAGTGGTGGCCATCGACCTCCGGCGACCCCGTGGGGTGGTGGGCGAGCTCGACTTCCGCCCCGCCGACCTGGCCACCACCGATCTGGTGCCGCTCCTGGAGGGGGTCGACCAGGTGGTGCACCTGGCCTTCGCCGTCGGCCCCGAGGTCGACGAGGCGGGGACGGCCCGCGCCAACGTCGACGGTGCCCGCCGCCTCCTCGAGGCTGCCGGCGTGGTGGGCGTCGACCACGTCGTGATGATGTCGAGCGCCTCGGTGTACGGCGCCTGGCCCGGCAACCCGGTGCCCCTCACCGAGGAGGCGCCGCTGCGGCCCAACCCCGGGTTCTCCTACGCGGCGCAGAAGGCCGAGCTCGAGCGTCTTGCCGGGGAGTGGCGCGGCGCCCATCCCGACGCCGCCGTGGCGGTGCTCCGTCCGGCAGCGGCGCTCGGTGGTGACGAGGAGAGCTGGCTGAGCCGCTCCCTGCGGGCCTCGTCCGGCGTTCGTGCCGGCGACGGCGACCCACCGGTGCAGTTCGTGCACCTCGACGATCTCGCCGCCGCCGTCGTCCTCGTGGCCACCGAGCGCCTGGACGGGACGTGCAACGTCGCCGCCGACGGGTGGCTCAGCGGCGAGGCGGTGCGTGCCCTCCTTGGTGCCCCGCCCCGCCTGCCCGTGCCCGAGGTGGTGCTGTCGTGGGTGGGGGCCTGGGCATGGCGCCGCCGTCTCGGGGGCCTTCCGCCGGGGATCATCCCCTACACCGCCCACCCGTGGGTCGTGGCCAACGACCGTCTGAAGGCGGCGGGATGGGCGCCGGCCCACTCCAACGAGGTGGCGTTCGTGGAATCCCGGCCCGGGGCCCCGTGGTCCACGTGGTCACCAAAGCGTCGCCAGGAGGTCTCCCTCGGTGCGGCCGCAGCCACCCTGCTCGCCGGCGTGGCCGGCACCGTGGCCCTGGTGCGCCGCCGCCGTCGCCGTCGCTGA
- a CDS encoding TetR/AcrR family transcriptional regulator: MAERTPTKRQARAAATQDQLLGAAREVFEAKGYHATTVGAITAAADTAHGTFYLYFKNKEDAFAKVMELVTGELFDQAGGRWDVGDPYTSIEASMRAFLEVFTAHRGLWRCALEASFTSPSIEAMWLGIRQSFVDRIERHLRHLDAAGMLRPLDPALTANALGSMVEWTATTRFVLDTPPASDALEDAVRNFTDLWYHAIFPDGAEGGPPAR, from the coding sequence ATGGCCGAGCGAACGCCGACGAAGCGCCAGGCACGAGCCGCCGCCACCCAGGACCAGCTGCTGGGCGCCGCCCGTGAGGTCTTCGAGGCGAAGGGCTACCACGCCACCACGGTGGGGGCCATCACCGCCGCGGCCGACACCGCCCACGGCACGTTCTACCTGTACTTCAAGAACAAGGAGGACGCCTTCGCCAAGGTGATGGAGCTGGTCACGGGGGAGCTCTTCGACCAGGCGGGCGGCCGCTGGGACGTCGGTGACCCGTACACGTCGATCGAAGCCTCGATGCGTGCCTTCCTCGAGGTCTTCACCGCCCACCGTGGCCTCTGGCGCTGTGCCCTCGAGGCCAGCTTCACCAGCCCGAGCATCGAGGCGATGTGGCTGGGCATCCGGCAGTCGTTCGTCGACCGCATCGAGCGCCACCTTCGACACCTCGACGCCGCCGGAATGCTGCGGCCGCTCGACCCGGCGCTCACCGCCAACGCCCTCGGCTCGATGGTGGAGTGGACGGCCACCACCCGCTTCGTACTCGACACGCCGCCAGCGTCCGACGCCCTCGAGGACGCCGTCCGCAACTTCACCGACCTGTGGTACCACGCCATCTTCCCCGACGGCGCGGAGGGCGGACCGCCCGCTCGCTAG
- a CDS encoding MFS transporter: MAEARRQPPKGGSAPDGGAEGDIEPLDVPTRQLPAVDPSAPRPDRSAVVRLFGSDDFFRLWFAQVVSALGDWLGFVAIVAIATRIGGASPAAAVSLVMSARLIPGFFLAPVAGVLVDRWDRKKVMVACDITRAATLATLPFVTTIWGLVVVSLVLEIATLLWSPAKEASVPNLVPKEHLTTANSLSLVAAYGTFPVATLLFALFAKLAEWLQGIQALEVLRITQESVAIYVDVVTFAASALMISTLAIPRRRRATTERRIDFGQAARELREGWHFMFLNPTVRAVMVAIGTGLIGGGMLVPLGDVFSRQVLGGGSAGFGLLLTALGFGMAAGVGVLSVFQRRIPKVGVFCGAIIAAGTALIAGAAVSTLTPALVFVSILGVCAGAIYVLGFTILHETVLDELRGRIFAALYTLVRFCLLLSFAVGPLLADRLGVLSDALLDGQVGIGGTTIALPGVRLALWFAAVVILAAGVLAIVSLRLSDEPDGEHRSGPA, encoded by the coding sequence ATGGCCGAGGCGCGACGTCAGCCGCCCAAGGGCGGCTCGGCCCCCGATGGAGGTGCCGAAGGCGACATCGAGCCCCTCGACGTCCCCACCCGCCAGCTGCCGGCGGTCGATCCGTCGGCTCCCCGGCCCGACCGCTCGGCGGTCGTGCGCCTGTTCGGCTCCGACGACTTCTTCCGCCTCTGGTTCGCCCAGGTGGTGTCGGCCCTCGGCGACTGGCTCGGCTTCGTGGCCATCGTCGCCATCGCCACCCGCATCGGTGGCGCCTCACCGGCGGCCGCCGTCTCGTTGGTGATGAGCGCGCGGCTCATCCCCGGGTTCTTCCTCGCCCCGGTGGCGGGGGTGCTCGTCGACCGCTGGGACCGCAAGAAGGTGATGGTCGCCTGCGACATCACCCGGGCTGCCACCCTGGCAACGTTGCCATTCGTCACCACGATCTGGGGCCTGGTCGTCGTGTCGCTGGTGCTGGAGATCGCCACCCTGCTCTGGTCGCCCGCCAAGGAGGCGTCGGTCCCCAACCTGGTGCCCAAGGAGCACCTCACCACCGCCAACTCGCTGTCGCTGGTCGCCGCCTACGGCACCTTCCCGGTGGCCACCCTCCTCTTCGCCCTCTTCGCCAAGCTGGCCGAGTGGCTCCAGGGGATCCAGGCCCTCGAGGTGCTGCGCATCACCCAGGAGTCGGTGGCGATCTACGTCGACGTGGTCACCTTCGCCGCCTCGGCGCTCATGATCTCCACGCTGGCGATCCCCCGCCGCCGCCGGGCCACCACCGAACGGCGCATCGACTTCGGTCAGGCCGCCCGGGAGCTGCGCGAGGGCTGGCACTTCATGTTCCTCAACCCCACGGTGCGAGCGGTCATGGTGGCGATCGGCACCGGCCTCATCGGCGGCGGGATGCTGGTGCCCCTCGGCGACGTCTTCTCCCGCCAGGTGCTCGGCGGCGGCTCGGCCGGCTTCGGCCTGCTCCTCACCGCCCTGGGGTTCGGCATGGCGGCCGGGGTGGGCGTGCTCTCGGTGTTCCAGCGTCGCATCCCCAAGGTGGGGGTGTTCTGCGGCGCGATCATCGCGGCTGGCACCGCCCTCATCGCCGGCGCCGCGGTCTCCACGCTGACCCCGGCCCTGGTGTTCGTGTCCATCCTCGGGGTGTGTGCCGGCGCCATCTACGTGCTGGGCTTCACGATCCTCCACGAGACGGTGCTCGACGAGCTTCGGGGTCGCATCTTCGCGGCGCTCTACACCCTCGTCCGGTTCTGCCTCCTGCTCTCGTTCGCCGTCGGGCCGCTGCTCGCCGACCGCCTCGGTGTCCTCTCCGACGCCCTCCTCGACGGCCAGGTCGGCATCGGCGGGACCACCATCGCCCTGCCGGGGGTGCGCCTGGCGTTGTGGTTCGCCGCCGTGGTGATCCTGGCCGCCGGGGTGTTGGCCATCGTGAGCCTGCGCCTGAGCGACGAGCCCGACGGCGAGCACCGCTCCGGGCCGGCGTGA
- a CDS encoding S16 family serine protease: MSESVPPAVLATGGRHRGWWRWWYVVPLMVFALSGVGASTLKIPYFAISPGSAVDVSALVEVVDAPSFEPKGQIFLTTVRLRQVTLLEAITGWLDPQVDVVEQAVVLPPSVPSGELRDFNLRLMDTSKQTALGVALRQLGIDVIRGSGAEIVGVLEGAPADGLFEAGDLIVAVDGVEVTLHDEVVSLLADRAPGDTVAVTFEPSGGGESRTVDVTLGARDDMPGRALIGVTLQTRDLRFEFPFTVNIASERIGGPSAGLAFTLEVLDVLTEGELTGGRRIAATGTIELDGSVGSVGGVAQKTVAVQQHGIELFLVPSDTYELALRFAGDGLRVEPVDNLEDALRILEAFGGDRLTGELGGADPA, from the coding sequence GTGAGCGAGAGCGTACCGCCCGCCGTCCTTGCGACCGGCGGCCGGCACCGTGGGTGGTGGCGCTGGTGGTACGTGGTTCCCCTGATGGTCTTCGCCCTCTCCGGCGTGGGCGCGTCCACGTTGAAGATCCCCTACTTCGCCATCTCCCCGGGCTCCGCCGTCGACGTGAGCGCCCTCGTCGAGGTCGTCGACGCCCCGAGCTTCGAGCCCAAGGGACAGATCTTCCTGACCACCGTGAGGCTCCGACAGGTCACCCTGCTCGAGGCGATCACCGGCTGGCTCGACCCTCAGGTCGACGTGGTCGAGCAGGCGGTCGTGCTGCCGCCGAGCGTCCCCTCGGGCGAGCTGCGGGACTTCAACCTCCGGCTGATGGACACCTCCAAGCAGACGGCGCTGGGCGTCGCCCTGCGCCAGCTGGGGATCGACGTGATCCGGGGGTCGGGCGCCGAGATCGTGGGGGTGCTCGAGGGCGCACCCGCCGACGGCCTGTTCGAAGCGGGTGACCTGATCGTCGCCGTCGACGGCGTGGAGGTCACCCTCCACGACGAGGTCGTCTCCCTGCTCGCCGACCGGGCACCGGGCGACACAGTCGCGGTCACCTTCGAGCCGTCCGGCGGCGGGGAGTCCCGTACGGTCGACGTCACGCTCGGGGCTCGCGACGACATGCCCGGACGCGCCCTGATCGGCGTCACGCTGCAGACCAGGGACCTCCGCTTCGAGTTCCCCTTCACCGTCAACATCGCCTCGGAGCGAATCGGTGGCCCGTCGGCAGGGCTCGCCTTCACCCTCGAGGTCCTCGACGTGCTCACCGAGGGCGAGCTCACCGGTGGCCGCCGGATCGCCGCCACGGGCACCATCGAGCTCGACGGGTCGGTGGGCTCCGTGGGCGGTGTGGCCCAGAAGACGGTGGCGGTGCAGCAACACGGCATCGAGCTGTTCCTCGTGCCGAGCGACACCTACGAGCTGGCGCTTCGGTTCGCGGGCGACGGGCTCCGGGTGGAGCCCGTCGACAACTTGGAGGACGCGTTGCGTATCCTCGAGGCATTCGGAGGCGATCGCCTCACCGGCGAGCTGGGCGGTGCGGACCCGGCCTAG
- a CDS encoding molybdenum cofactor biosynthesis protein MoaE, with amino-acid sequence MRTPADQDTWVALTEEELPVGTVADWAVRRDCGAVVVFSGTVRDHAEGRPGVSRLAYEAYAGEVVPRLEAIVGEARRRWPDLGRVALLHRTGDLGLGESSVVVAVSAPHRPEAFEAARFGIDALKATVPIWKRETWEGGEDWGLCATDLTEAAEVASPADTARAVRR; translated from the coding sequence ATGCGCACCCCCGCCGACCAGGACACCTGGGTCGCCCTCACCGAGGAGGAGCTGCCGGTCGGCACCGTCGCCGACTGGGCCGTGCGGCGCGACTGCGGTGCCGTGGTCGTCTTCAGCGGGACGGTGCGCGACCACGCCGAGGGGCGCCCGGGGGTCTCACGGCTCGCCTACGAGGCCTACGCCGGCGAGGTGGTCCCCCGGCTCGAGGCCATCGTCGGGGAGGCGCGGCGCCGGTGGCCCGACCTCGGCCGGGTGGCGCTGCTGCACCGCACGGGCGACCTCGGCCTGGGGGAGTCGTCGGTGGTGGTTGCGGTATCGGCGCCGCACCGGCCCGAGGCGTTCGAGGCGGCCCGGTTCGGCATCGACGCCCTCAAGGCGACGGTGCCCATCTGGAAGCGCGAGACGTGGGAGGGCGGCGAGGACTGGGGCCTGTGCGCCACCGACCTCACCGAGGCGGCGGAGGTCGCGTCGCCCGCCGACACGGCGCGGGCGGTGCGTCGGTGA